The window CGGTCGGAAGTACAAGGTCCGCATCGAAACCGTCCCCGGCATGTGGATACGATGATAAGTCTTTGCGGGAACCCACAGCGCAAAACGTGGAGGGACCAGCCACATGCTTTGGCCGGAGAATACTTCCATGACTCCGCGGATGGCATAGATCAACTGATCAGCCCCGTGCGCATGCTCCGCAACCTGAAACCCCGCAGCGTATTCATAGGCCAGCGTGGCGACAGAGACGCCACTCTTAGGATCGAAATCTCTCAAAATCCGACTGTGTCGCATTATCGATACATTTTGGCATACTGCCATTCTTGCGCCATTCCAGGGATGCGCTCATGATGTCTGCATGACGAAACCATCCGGACTCCGCGAGTGCAACATCATTGGATTTATAACGATCGTCGATGTGGATCGAGCGAAGAGCTTCTACGGCGATACACTCGGTCTGCGCCTGATCAGTGAAGAGCCTCCGTTTGCCCTCGTCTACGACGCAAATGGCATCATGCTTCGTCTGGGTATGGGCAAGGAGCTACCGCCGGCATCGGGCACAGTGTTGGGTTGGCAGGTTACCGACATAGACTCAGTCGTTCAAAATCTGAAGACGGCTGGAGTCCGGTTCGAGCGTTACGAGTTCTTAAAACAGGACGACTCCGAAATCTGGACTGCACCCACCGGAGCCAGAGTCGCCTGGTTCAAAGACCCCGACGGCAACACCCTGAGCGTCTCCGAACATCCGGAAGGAGAGTGATCTGTGCTCGCGATGGGAAACCCTGATTGTCTCGAAGCATCTGAAGGCGCAGCCGCAACAACCAAAAACTAAGCTAGTGCAACGTCGCTGTTGGCGTAGAGTCGCTCTCGCTTTTGTTTATCTTTATCGAAGTGTGCGTTGTCTTCGTGTTTGCTGTTGCCTTCGCCTTTCTGGTTGTCATTCCCGAAGGGAATCGGCGTTTGCAGTCTCTAACACCATAAGGAAAATCGCCGGGTGCCCCATATCTCGATTATGAGATGTGGGCATTCGCGCAAAGCGCGAACCGCTCTCCTCCAACTCCGCAATAGCCACATCCACTCTCCGACAAAGTACCGGCTACCCAACGGCATCGGAAAGGTCACCATAATGTCCACATTCACCACGCAACGGGCCACGATATGTCCATGTTTTGCGCGCAAAAATCGGTCCCGCGAAACCCGGGAAAATACCTGCACCAGGGAAGATCAACCCCTAAAAACCTAAGATCCACCACAAAGCACCATAACTCACCACAACAACCGAAGATCACTTTTCTCCACAAGCGATTGGTCCTTCCAATGAGCTTGACTTTGGCAACCCCGGGAACCCACCCTCCACCCTCCCGTTTGAGCTAGAGTAAAAAGCGAATGTCGAAACTAGGCCTGATCGCCGGCAACGGCCGCTTCCCCTTCCTCCTGCTCGACGCAGCACGCGCCCACGGCCTCACCGTCGTCGTCGCAGCCATCAAAGAAGAGACCGACCCCGAGATCGACGCCCGCGCCGCAGCCGACCCCGAGATCCACGTCCACTGGCTCTCCCTCGGTGAGCTCTCCCGCCTCATCGAAACCTTCCAGGCCGAAGGCGTCACCCGCGCCACCATGGCCGGTCAGGTCAAACACAAGCAGATCTTCTCCAGCATTCGTCCCGACTGGCGCCTCGCCAAACTCCTCCTCAACCTCCGCACCCGCAACACCGACATGCTCCTCGGCGCTATCGCAAAGGTCCTCGGCGACGAAGGCATCGAGCTCATCTCCTCCACGCAATACCTCGAGCCACTCCTCGCACAACCCGGCGTCCTCACCCTCCGCGAGCCAGACGAAGAGGAGCAAAAGGACATCACCTACGGCCGCACCGTCGCCCAAGCCATCGCCACCTACGACCTCGGCCAAACCGTCGTCATCGCCGCCCAGGCCTGCGTCGCCGTCGAGGCCATGGAAGGAACCGACGCCACCATCACCCGCGCCGGCGCTCTCTTCCGGACCCTCGATCACGAAATCACCACCACTCCGCAGGCAGAGACCACCCTCCGCCGCTCCCTCACCGTCGTCAAGGTCGCCAAACCCAACCAAGACATGCGCTTCGACGTCCCCGTCATCGGCGTCGCCACCATTGAAGCCATGAGATCCGCCGGAGCCACCTGCCTCGCCATCGAAGCGGGCCGCACCCTCATGTTCGACCCCCAAGCCATCCTCAGCGCAGCAAACGAAGCCGGCATCGCCATCGTCGCGAAGTAAAGATACTGTCACAGCTTTGTAAATAGCTCATCTGCGAGGGGTAAAATTGCAACGCAGGACATCCGGCCCGCGTCTTACGCGGCTCACACACGTCTACATCAAAAGAAATACTTAAGGGGAACCACCATGCGCAAAGCAGTTTGGATCGCAGCAATCATCGGCGTAGTAGCAGCGTGCGGCGTAGGCATCAGAGCCCATGCAGCGCCCGCGGCAGACACCATACAGGCTGGCGCGACCGCGCCCAACTTCACCCTGCCCTCGCAGGAAGACAAGCCCGTCAGCCTCACCGACTACAAAGGCAAGTGGGTTGTCCTCTACTTCTACCCCAAGGACCAGACCACCGGCTGCACCATCGAAGCTCACAACTTCCAGCGCGACATCGCCAAGTATGACGCGGCCAACGCGGTCGTCCTCGGCGTCAGCCTCGACACCGTCGAAGGCCACAAAACCTGGTGCTCGAAGGATACCTTCAGCTTCAAGCTCCTCGCCGACCCCGACCACAAAGTCGTCGATGCCTACGGCGTTCCCGTCAAAAACTTCGGCGTTGCGAAGTTCGCCAACCGCGAAACCTTCCTCATCTCCCCCGACGGTAAGGTCGTCAAGGTCTGGGACGTGAAGGACATCCAGAACCACAGCACTGAGGTCCTCGCCGAGATCGCCGCCAACAAAAAGTAAGTACGTATCAGCAGACGCAAAAAGGCCCGGGCTCTCAATTGAGGAGTCCGGGCCTATTTGCTTGCCTTAAACGTGCTTACTTCTTTGCTGGGGCCTTCTTAGCAGCCTTCTTTACAGCCTTCTTTACAGCCTTCTTCGCAGGAGCCTTCTTCGCTGCTGCCTTCTTAGCAGGAGCCTTCTTCGCTGCTGCCTTCTTCGCTGGTGCCTTCTTTGCTGCTTTCTTAGTTGCCAAGGTAGTACCTCTCTTCTTTAGTTTTTTACTGCTTACAGTGCCCTTGTTGCCGGCCG is drawn from Edaphobacter lichenicola and contains these coding sequences:
- a CDS encoding VOC family protein, producing the protein MTKPSGLRECNIIGFITIVDVDRAKSFYGDTLGLRLISEEPPFALVYDANGIMLRLGMGKELPPASGTVLGWQVTDIDSVVQNLKTAGVRFERYEFLKQDDSEIWTAPTGARVAWFKDPDGNTLSVSEHPEGE
- a CDS encoding LpxI family protein — protein: MSKLGLIAGNGRFPFLLLDAARAHGLTVVVAAIKEETDPEIDARAAADPEIHVHWLSLGELSRLIETFQAEGVTRATMAGQVKHKQIFSSIRPDWRLAKLLLNLRTRNTDMLLGAIAKVLGDEGIELISSTQYLEPLLAQPGVLTLREPDEEEQKDITYGRTVAQAIATYDLGQTVVIAAQACVAVEAMEGTDATITRAGALFRTLDHEITTTPQAETTLRRSLTVVKVAKPNQDMRFDVPVIGVATIEAMRSAGATCLAIEAGRTLMFDPQAILSAANEAGIAIVAK
- a CDS encoding peroxiredoxin codes for the protein MRKAVWIAAIIGVVAACGVGIRAHAAPAADTIQAGATAPNFTLPSQEDKPVSLTDYKGKWVVLYFYPKDQTTGCTIEAHNFQRDIAKYDAANAVVLGVSLDTVEGHKTWCSKDTFSFKLLADPDHKVVDAYGVPVKNFGVAKFANRETFLISPDGKVVKVWDVKDIQNHSTEVLAEIAANKK